A region of Haliotis asinina isolate JCU_RB_2024 chromosome 7, JCU_Hal_asi_v2, whole genome shotgun sequence DNA encodes the following proteins:
- the LOC137292072 gene encoding uncharacterized protein translates to MTTHHYISTTHQQHQHHPPPTHHHNITIHQAYHNTPLSSSIEYYDHPPLHQHHPPTTPAPPTTNTSIAHHQHHHHNITIHQAYHNTPLSSSIEYYDHPPLHQHHPPTTPAPPTTNTSIAHHQHHYHNITIHQAYHNTPLSSSIEYYDHPPLHQHHPPTTPAPPTTNTSIAHHQHHYHNITIHQAYHNTPLSSSIEYYDHPPLHQHHPPTTPAPPTTNTSIAHHQHHHHNITIHQAYHNTPLSSSIEYYDHPSPTPAPPVPASHTTNTNHQHQHHPPPTQAPPLQHPPPTPAPPTTNTTHH, encoded by the coding sequence ATGACCACCCACCATTACATCAGCACCACCCACCAACAACACCAGCACCAcccaccaccaacacatcacCACAACATCACCATCCACCAGGCCTATCATAACACACCGCTATCATCATCCATAGAGTACTATGACCACCCACCACTACATCAGCACCACCCACCAACAACACCAGCGCCACCCACCACCAATACCAGCATCGCCCACCACCAGCACCATCACCACAACATCACCATCCACCAGGCCTATCATAACACACCGCTATCATCATCCATTGAGTACTATGACCACCCACCACTACATCAGCACCACCCACCAACAACACCAGCGCCGCCCACCACCAATACCAGCATCGCCCACCACCAGCACCATTACCACAACATCACCATCCACCAGGCCTATCATAACACACCGCTATCATCATCCATAGAATACTATGACCACCCACCACTACATCAGCACCACCCACCAACAACACCAGCGCCGCCCACCACCAATACCAGCATCGCCCACCACCAGCACCATTACCACAACATCACCATCCACCAGGCCTATCATAACACACCGCTATCATCATCCATAGAGTACTATGACCACCCACCATTACATCAGCACCACCCACCAACAACACCAGCGCCGCCCACCACCAATACCAGCATCGCCCACCACCAGCACCATCACCACAACATCACCATCCACCAGGCCTATCATAACACACCGCTATCATCATCCATTGAGTACTATGACCACccatcaccaacaccagcaCCACCAGTACCAGCATcacacaccaccaacaccaaccaccaacaccagcatcaCCCACCACCAACACAAGCACCACCACTTCAACacccaccaccaacaccagcaccacccaccaccaacaccacccaCCACTAA